A single genomic interval of Prochlorococcus marinus XMU1406 harbors:
- the rpsD gene encoding 30S ribosomal protein S4 → MSRYRGPRLRVTRRLGELPGLTRKASKKSNPPGQHGQARRKRSEYAIRLEEKQKLRFNYGVSEKQLVRYVKKARAQEGSTGTNLLRLLENRLDNVCFRLGFGGTIPGSRQLVNHGHVTVNGKVLDIAGYQCKSGDVIGIKENKASKKLVEGNIEFPGLANVPPHLDLDKPKLTGKINGKCDREWVALEINELLVVEYYSRKV, encoded by the coding sequence ATGTCAAGATACCGCGGCCCCAGATTAAGGGTTACGCGTCGCTTGGGAGAACTACCAGGTCTCACCAGGAAAGCTTCAAAGAAGTCTAATCCTCCAGGTCAGCACGGCCAAGCCCGTCGCAAGCGATCAGAATATGCAATTCGTCTAGAAGAAAAGCAGAAACTTAGGTTTAATTATGGAGTTTCTGAAAAACAACTAGTACGTTATGTAAAAAAAGCTCGAGCTCAAGAAGGATCTACAGGAACTAACCTACTAAGACTTTTAGAAAACAGGCTTGATAATGTTTGTTTTAGATTAGGTTTTGGAGGTACCATTCCAGGCTCAAGACAATTAGTAAATCATGGCCATGTAACCGTTAATGGAAAGGTTCTTGATATTGCTGGTTATCAATGCAAATCAGGCGATGTAATCGGAATTAAAGAAAACAAAGCAAGCAAAAAACTTGTAGAAGGTAATATAGAATTCCCTGGTTTAGCAAATGTCCCACCTCATCTTGATTTAGACAAACCTAAATTAACGGGGAAAATAAATGGGAAATGCGATAGAGAGTGGGTGGCTCTTGAAATAAACGAACTACTAGTTGTTGAATATTATTCAAGAAAAGTTTAA
- the yidD gene encoding membrane protein insertion efficiency factor YidD: MFKTINKSITSILLFMISFYQKWFSPFFGPRCRFIPSCSSYGYEAITRHGPWKGGWLTLRRLSRCHPLTPCGCDPVPD, encoded by the coding sequence GTGTTCAAAACTATTAATAAATCAATTACTTCTATACTTCTTTTTATGATTTCGTTTTATCAAAAGTGGTTTTCTCCTTTTTTCGGACCAAGATGCAGATTTATTCCAAGTTGCAGCTCTTATGGATATGAGGCAATTACTAGACATGGCCCTTGGAAGGGAGGCTGGTTAACTTTAAGAAGATTAAGCAGATGTCATCCTTTAACTCCCTGTGGATGTGACCCTGTGCCTGACTAA
- a CDS encoding glutaredoxin family protein, with protein sequence MKIFIFVRQGCCLCDSLKNKLAKINLNELFPNLEELKEIDIDRVDLYKDKYKKYDYEVPVIAVEGIWSEEIIELPRISPRLKDDQLKNWFQKNISTILEK encoded by the coding sequence ATGAAAATATTTATTTTTGTTAGGCAGGGATGTTGCCTTTGTGATTCATTAAAAAACAAACTGGCAAAAATAAATCTTAATGAGTTATTCCCTAATCTAGAGGAGCTCAAAGAAATTGATATTGATAGGGTCGATTTATATAAAGATAAATATAAAAAATATGATTATGAAGTACCAGTTATTGCTGTTGAAGGAATTTGGTCAGAGGAGATTATAGAATTGCCTCGAATTTCTCCAAGATTAAAAGATGATCAATTAAAGAATTGGTTTCAAAAAAATATTAGTACGATTCTGGAGAAATAA
- a CDS encoding UDP-N-acetylmuramoyl-L-alanyl-D-glutamate--2,6-diaminopimelate ligase — translation MRSIKLHKLLDLVGIIPSLDLIDHEINNISFNSKEVQKGTLFLGIPGLNVDGGKYCIEAIENGAEAAIIGSAAKEKIGSIDRERILVIEDNLDYIFGQIVAEFWNRPSRKLKLIGVTGTNGKTTTTFLLEYLLKKLGKKTALFGTLLNRWPGFSEVASHTTDFADKLQKKLYAAVEVESEFAILEVSSHSIAQNRISGCEFEAAIFTNLTQDHLDYHSDMESYFQTKRKLFFPPYLKEKDGICVLNHDDHWISKLSSDLEKRSSLVSTKITESEFENDDFFFVTDKKFTESGSTCIFHTPREKIQLFVPLVGEFNLMNAIQAITILYKLNFSLKDLSKLIKSFPGAPGRMEKIQIDNDVVLRSLPTVIVDYAHTPDGLKKVLQSIKKLCEGKLITVFGCGGDRDRSKRPLMGSIAEEFSDQLFITSDNPRSEEPQKIVNDILMGIKKREKITIEIDRFKAINESIKFANKEDIVLIAGKGHEDYQILNDKVINFDDRKIAYKLLKEKNKSQ, via the coding sequence ATGAGATCTATAAAATTACATAAACTTTTAGATTTGGTAGGAATTATTCCTTCATTAGATTTAATCGATCATGAAATAAATAATATTTCTTTTAACTCTAAAGAAGTTCAAAAAGGAACTTTATTTTTAGGTATCCCTGGTTTAAATGTTGATGGAGGAAAATATTGTATTGAGGCAATTGAAAATGGCGCGGAGGCTGCCATTATTGGGTCTGCTGCAAAAGAGAAAATTGGATCTATTGATCGAGAAAGGATTTTGGTTATAGAGGATAATTTAGATTATATTTTTGGTCAAATAGTCGCTGAGTTTTGGAATAGGCCTTCAAGAAAACTTAAACTTATTGGTGTTACTGGTACAAATGGAAAAACGACAACTACTTTTTTATTGGAATATCTTTTAAAAAAATTAGGGAAAAAAACTGCATTATTTGGGACCTTGCTCAATAGATGGCCTGGCTTCTCAGAAGTGGCTTCTCATACAACTGATTTCGCCGATAAACTTCAAAAGAAATTATATGCTGCTGTTGAGGTAGAATCTGAATTCGCGATATTAGAGGTAAGTTCTCATTCTATTGCTCAAAACAGGATATCGGGATGCGAATTCGAGGCGGCTATTTTTACTAATTTAACTCAAGATCATCTTGATTATCACTCAGATATGGAATCATATTTTCAAACAAAAAGAAAATTATTTTTCCCACCTTACTTAAAAGAAAAAGATGGAATTTGTGTATTAAATCATGATGACCATTGGATATCTAAATTATCATCTGATCTTGAAAAAAGATCTTCATTAGTCTCTACAAAAATTACTGAAAGTGAATTTGAAAATGATGATTTTTTTTTCGTAACAGATAAAAAATTTACTGAAAGTGGATCCACCTGTATTTTTCATACACCTAGGGAAAAAATTCAACTTTTTGTTCCACTTGTTGGTGAATTTAATTTAATGAATGCGATTCAAGCAATAACAATTTTGTATAAACTTAATTTTTCTTTAAAAGATCTATCAAAGTTAATAAAATCTTTTCCTGGTGCTCCTGGGAGAATGGAGAAAATACAAATTGATAATGACGTCGTTTTAAGATCACTTCCAACAGTAATTGTTGATTATGCCCACACTCCTGATGGATTAAAAAAAGTTTTGCAATCAATTAAAAAACTTTGTGAAGGGAAACTCATAACTGTTTTTGGCTGTGGAGGAGATCGAGACCGTAGTAAAAGGCCTTTAATGGGATCAATAGCTGAAGAGTTTTCTGATCAACTTTTTATAACTTCAGATAATCCAAGATCAGAAGAACCTCAAAAGATAGTAAATGATATTTTGATGGGTATAAAAAAAAGAGAAAAAATAACAATTGAGATTGATAGATTTAAAGCAATAAATGAATCTATTAAATTTGCTAATAAAGAAGATATTGTTTTAATTGCAGGAAAAGGACATGAAGACTACCAAATTCTCAATGATAAAGTTATTAATTTTGATGATAGAAAAATAGCTTATAAATTATTAAAAGAAAAAAATAAATCTCAATAA
- a CDS encoding SDR family NAD(P)-dependent oxidoreductase: MKGLALVVGAGGIGTQLAKDLNESEKDLDVVLCGRKSEFNSFWELDIEDSQSLLQLKNKISNHPSKLRLVVNATGRLHSDSLQPEKRLQHLDQKNMMESFSINAFSPILLAKAIEEFIPKDFDFNFASISARVGSIGDNQTGGWYSYRAAKSAQNQFFKSLSIEWARRFPKATITLLHPGTVDTDLSRPFHKFVPEHKLFSKEKSSQFLINIIKNQSSESTGKFIAWDNSEIPW, from the coding sequence ATGAAAGGCTTAGCCTTAGTTGTAGGCGCAGGTGGAATTGGAACACAACTAGCTAAAGATCTTAATGAAAGTGAAAAAGATTTAGATGTTGTTTTGTGTGGAAGAAAAAGTGAATTTAATTCTTTTTGGGAATTAGATATAGAGGATTCTCAATCCCTTTTGCAGTTGAAAAATAAAATATCAAATCATCCTTCAAAATTAAGGCTAGTTGTTAATGCTACAGGTAGACTTCATAGTGATTCTCTTCAACCAGAAAAAAGATTACAACATCTTGATCAAAAAAATATGATGGAAAGTTTTTCAATAAATGCCTTTTCTCCTATTTTATTAGCTAAAGCGATTGAAGAATTTATACCAAAAGATTTCGATTTTAATTTTGCAAGTATAAGTGCAAGAGTGGGAAGTATTGGAGATAATCAAACTGGAGGTTGGTATTCATATAGAGCTGCAAAATCTGCGCAAAATCAGTTTTTTAAATCTTTAAGTATTGAATGGGCTAGACGTTTCCCAAAGGCTACTATCACATTGCTTCATCCAGGAACAGTAGATACTGATTTATCTAGACCTTTTCATAAATTTGTTCCAGAACATAAATTATTTAGTAAAGAAAAATCCTCCCAATTCTTGATCAATATTATTAAAAATCAATCATCAGAATCTACAGGAAAATTTATTGCATGGGACAACTCGGAGATACCTTGGTAA